A single genomic interval of Candidatus Auribacterota bacterium harbors:
- a CDS encoding periplasmic heavy metal sensor: MRARFKGAYAVLGVGALLLVLVTARAQTPCPMGGAGQEHKEGRFKERLTELNLTPAQMEQLNTQRQANKSAMRELQQALKTKRRELREELDKQKPDKGKLESITSELKRLEAQRIDQRVKNILQMKETLTPEQFKKMSSLKEERRGEKHGQQRGKGHWRGHGDEQREKPQPVPTQPEKPAGGPAVSVSE; encoded by the coding sequence ATGAGAGCACGATTCAAAGGCGCATATGCGGTACTAGGGGTTGGCGCGCTGCTCCTTGTGCTGGTGACGGCGCGCGCACAGACTCCTTGCCCCATGGGGGGTGCGGGACAGGAGCACAAGGAAGGGCGTTTCAAAGAGCGCCTCACGGAGCTCAACCTGACCCCCGCGCAGATGGAGCAGCTCAATACGCAGCGTCAGGCGAATAAGAGCGCGATGCGGGAACTACAGCAGGCGCTCAAGACGAAGCGCAGGGAGCTTCGCGAGGAGCTGGACAAGCAGAAGCCTGACAAGGGTAAGCTCGAGAGCATCACGTCCGAACTGAAGCGCTTGGAGGCACAGCGCATAGATCAGAGAGTCAAAAATATCCTTCAGATGAAAGAGACGCTCACGCCCGAGCAATTCAAGAAAATGAGCTCTCTGAAGGAGGAGCGCCGCGGCGAAAAGCACGGGCAGCAGAGAGGGAAGGGTCACTGGCGCGGGCATGGTGACGAACAGCGCGAGAAGCCGCAACCTGTCCCCACGCAGCCGGAGAAGCCCGCTGGCGGGCCGGCCGTGAGCGTCTCGGAGTGA